In Epinephelus lanceolatus isolate andai-2023 chromosome 13, ASM4190304v1, whole genome shotgun sequence, the following are encoded in one genomic region:
- the LOC117270680 gene encoding trace amine-associated receptor 1-like translates to MAPEVSRTDVNDIHPCYEIYNVSYRLTSTPSTICVLIFIFLGSSSVVTVCGNLLVIISIIYFKQLHTPTNSLILSLAVADLLVGLVVFPLSMAFSLSSCLHYEHLFCKVRGSFDRILSAASFFNLCCISIHRYYAVCQPLTYRTKINGRVVVIMILVSWSASASVTISLIVHDLHQERCKENCFLHVLLINTFGIISSFYGPVIIVLSIYLKIFLVAQRQAHSIRNTTCQSSKSGTTISKNERKATKTLAIVLGAFLMCWTPYMIVFSLKTLNPVTVSFPLFETLNWLTLLNSMLNPFIYAFFYSWFRSAFGMIISGKIFQGDFADAKLL, encoded by the coding sequence ATGGCACCAGAAGTCAGCCGCACTGATGTGAATGACATACATCCCTGTTATGAAATATATAACGTCTCCTACAGACTGACAAGCACTCCTTCTACaatatgtgttttaatatttatttttcttgggTCATCATCTGTTGTCACAGTATGTGGAAACCTTCTGGTAATAATCTCTATCATTTACTTCAAACAGCTCCACACTCCTACAAactctctcatcctctctctgGCTGTAGCTGACCTGCTTGTTGGTCTTGTAGTTTTTCCTCTCAGCATGGCCTTCTCTCTTAGCTCATGTTTACATTatgaacatttattttgcaaagtgCGAGGCAGCTTTGATAGAATACTGAGTGCAGCTTCCTTTTTCAATTTATGTTGTATTTCCATACACAGATATTATGCAGTGTGTCAGCCTCTGACATACAGAACTAAGATAAATGGTCGTGTTGTTGTGATCATGATTCTGGTCAGCTGGAGTGCTTCAGCTAGTGTTACAATTAGCCTCATAGTACATGATTTACATCAAGAAAGATGTAAAGAAAATTGTTTCCTTCATGTTTTACTAATAAACACATTCGGAATAATTTCCTCATTTTACGGACCAGTCATCATAGTGCTCTCTATCTACCTAAAGATTTTCCTTGTGGCACAGAGACAGGCACACAGCATCAGGAACACAACATGTCAGAGCTCAAAGTCTGGAACAACCATTAGTAAGAACGAGAGAAAGGCCACAAAAACTTTGGCTATCGTACTGGGAGCTTTTCTGATGTGCTGGACTCCCTACATGATCGTTTTTTCTCTTAAGACTTTGAATCCTGTGACAGTGTCATTTCCACTGTTTGAAACGCTGAACTGGTTGACACTATTGAACTCAATGCTCAATCCATTTATTTATGCTTTCTTTTACAGCTGGTTCAGATCAGCTTTTGGAATGATCATTTCTGGGAAAATATTTCAAGGTGATTTTGCTGATGCAAAACTACTCTGA